In Gossypium hirsutum isolate 1008001.06 chromosome A10, Gossypium_hirsutum_v2.1, whole genome shotgun sequence, the DNA window aaaagttaaaactattaaattaaaaggtaaaattacTTTGTTTTGCaaaatgtttactcattaagttaaaaggtaaaactattatattttttttgtagttaaataatttatacttcatttactagttaaataatcggttcaTTTAaatgcaacattgagtataaataataggattcgttaactcgactcgacttgactcgaaattttttaactcgattCGATACGattcgaaaaaaaatcaaattgagttcggtgctaaaataggattcatcaactcaactaattcaaaattttttaactcgattcaactcgactcgatcgaatactcacccttaGTAAGcacattattaaattaattacacgtGTATTTGTTTTTATGTGATTTAAATCTGATTGAGCTTTCATGAATATATCTAAACAATCATTGTCaatatattgattaaattttgaattgtgcTCTTTCAATCTATATGCCTTTCTTTTGTTCTTACCAATATGTCTTCCTATTTTTGGAATaccatttttttattcaaaatttaaacaacatttatcAATAGGTGTGTCACATCCCGAAAACTGAGTTAGTAAAAAATAAGTTAGTGAaatcaagaataatcatatttactttttgaattatggttataaaaattatgtaaagTAAAGTGATctattttagtggttaagtgtgttgttTATGTGTGTAAAGTTTTAGGTttaaatgttttcttttaaatttttgttatttttgtcccTTGAAAGtctagtttaaataaaattttcatgcaactAATGATAAAATAAGTCTATTAATTTAGTAGTAAGGTATCAGCTTATTCTTTTGTTTTGAGTGTGAATCATCATTTATGCAAACGGAAATATTTTTGCTTGTTACGCGCTACGCCCATGTGGTAGAGTTTTATGTAATTGAATTTTTCCTATTAACTTtgaattttactaaattttgttACTaatcttgatttttaattcattttaccaaTTAATATTTGTTTTGATGATCTggaaataaaatttaacaaaaaaatattatttcaaatattttattttaatagttaataataagttgatttataaaatataaaaaaattaatttagaattttatttaatatttatcacataaaattctaaattattttttatattttaatattttataaattaacttaTTATTAACTATTAAAGTACactatttgaaataataaaatttttaaaatataatattaaaagaaaaacttgaaaaataaaaaattaaaatgttaaatttactttttatgaataattgttttttattaattattgataatatatcaatttattattttaagtattaaattataatagtaaatttatcaCAACTTAAAAGTACAATGACAAATAtcaatcaaataaaatatattaatggtTGGAATCatctttgtatatatatataaagcatagTGACAAATTTGTACATTAATTCAAAAGTTTTAACTTATTAAATGCAAATAAAAATAggacaaattacaacaatagtcactcaattattcaaatctttattttggtcacctaactattagtttcttaattttgtgaaatcaaatattttagttaaatagtaACAGAAGTCTAACGTGGgcttttttattatcttaataataaatttagtcttgcaatatttatatattctatcaatCTGTTCCTAAgtcttaaaaaaaatcaagaaatttatcattttagttctaattctaaaaattataaatatatatttaaaaatatttttatatttagtttttaaaattttaatttatatttgctttattataatttatatttactttttctcaTCAGCCAAACATacgaaaaacttagaaattaaagttattttttacTCAATCTCTTTTAATTTAGTCCGCTTTTTCTTCTGCTACATTAGTTCACCTCAAATGTCTAATTAAACCCCAAAAAGAAGCttgaaattaacaaatttataaacTCGGAAAAATGGTTGGGTTGACGACACCAACTTTGATGGCTTTACTCTTTGCTACAGAAAAAAATACCAATTTCAAACTTTAGTGTTATCGTATTTTTATTGTAGGTCAAAGCCATGGCATTTGATATTTCAAACTTCGTCAATTGAATGAAGGAAAGAACAAAAAGGTAGATATTATTGAAAGTCTTTTGGGGcacaaaaatctttaaaatatttttatacttttttaattttttttgtcagaGTTGTGTGATCTGAATCACAtcacttgttaaagaaataaaatacagtgaCAAAATAAGGGGGTTTGTGGGGGTGAAAGGCCAAAGCCCACCACAGATCCCCATTAAGCATAATACTTGACTGGGGTTGTAACCCGACCCCGCGATACAAACCATGCCGCACAAGTAGAATACGTATAGAACTACACTTATTCTACTTAACATTGATTcaaataaggtttttcaacctttaaataaatgtagtcgaaactcctcttgaatCATTAGTTTTTCCACGTTAGTGAATTTCTTATCCTCTGTCCATGATTTTtacccgaaagggtttccacataaaatttgtgtgttcttttttttcttatttttcaatcATTCTATTACCATTATCAAtgtttaaaataacatttttaattttttttataaatttataggattaggactaaaatgataaatcttGGAAACATTGTGGGATAAATttgtcaaattttttatatttaaactctaattagtaaaatgtataaacatgggagggctaaattttttattaagctAATAAAACAGAGCTCACGTTAGACTTTTATTAGGCAACTAAGGGAAgagtaactaaaatatttaattttaaaaagttgaaagactgaaacgaaaaaaaattaatagttagaTGATAAAACAGAACAAATTGAATAGTTCGATGACTACTCTTGTAATTTGTTTTCTTTGTTAGCGAGTTGCCCATTTCAGAGTTTCAATCAAAGTTTATTCGGACTCCTTGGTGTAGTTTTTGCCAAATGCTTCAACCATTGACCAATTGAATGCCTTGGCTTAAATTTCCTGTCAACTCTTTTAATAGTGCAAGACTTGGGGAGTTGTTCTTCATAATCATTACTAACAACCCACTCAATGTCTTGTGCTATTCACATGGCACTAACCTTAGATATCTTTCGATCTCATATCTTCTACATCTATTTGCAGAAGATGCATAAATTTCAAAGTCTTCAACAGCTACCCAATCAGTTATCAAAGTCTTTGTTACGGTATACGAGTCAGCCTCCATCATCATCTAATGCCAGGGAGGTCTTTGATTGATTAGTTGATGGAAGAAAAGGGTTTATAATTGATGAACTGCACTGAACTGGACTGATTTTCTTAATCATATAATCAGTTTGTCGGATGATTTGAAACAATCAATCTCCACATTTAGGGAATCCCAAATTCTTTGCCACTGAAATTCCATAGTTGGAAAACTACTTATATATTGCACCCTGGTTCTTGTTGATGAGCCACACAATCAAATACAAATCAACCTTTTCATTTAGCAATTTGTTTCAAGTTGATGGAGCCATCAAAAAAACATTTTCAACCGTCCAGCTCTTTTTTCCTTGTGATTCTTCTCTCATTCTTCAACTTGCAGGGTTTTAGCTTGGTTAGTTTAACAACAACAAGCCCTGCAGTTAGAGGGAATGACTCTGATCAACAAGCTGTACTCCAGTTCAAAGCCAAGATAACTGGTGATCAACTCAACATTATGGAGTCTTGGAATAGCTCTATTCACTTCTGTCAGTGGATCGGTGTTACATGCGGTCGCAAGCATCGAAGAGTCACCAAGCTGAAACTTCGAATCCTCAAACTCTCTAGATCATTGTCACCCTATATTGGAAATTTGAGCTTCCTCAGGGAGTTGGATCTTGTGGGCAACAGCTTCTACAACCAAATTCCTCAAGAGATCGGTGGTTTAAGAAGACTAGAAGCATTAAACCTGGCGAATAACTCCATCAGTGGTGAAATTCCTTCCAATTTATCTGCTTGTTCTAAACTTATATTAGTTGATATGTCGGACAACCAGCTAACGGGAGAAATACCTGCTTTGCTGGGTCTCTTGTCAAACCTAAAAGTATTGGGTTTTTTCAACAATACAAATAGAACAAAATGAGGATGAATGAAAGAcattaatgatatataaaatcattgtttctaatgcatatgtAGAAATCAAGCCATGGTGTGCACCAAGGATCCCGCTCTCGTAATAGCACCAGGCcttgatcaaaataataatacTGCGTTTGAAAAGATGATCTTTTCCAATTAGCTGGTCAACCTGAAAAACAAACAGCTCAAAAGAAGTCATGTGTCAATTAAACTTGCCACCCTTGATATTGCTATAGGAATTAATGCATGGAGAGTGATGGAGATGGGATTGGGGATTCCTCAAGGCTGCAGCAGTAAATTTAAGCAACAGTGTGGGAAAAGGTGAAATGAGAGATTTTAGACTAAATCCAAAGCATTAATTTCTATTAaatgaaaacaaacaaacaaatataatTGTTAAAGAAacattaatttctcttaaatccgGTAATATTCGAACTATTCCATTATTCAGTGCATTCAAAGTTTCAGAATAGAGAGATGAATACAGTTAGCAGTAGGAAGCAAATACAGACAATTACCATATTTTCAATCGTCGTAGCTATAAACTTAGTTACTGAATTCATAAATCGTGCCTGCCATTTGCAGCCcaaatacacacacacacatatatatatatatatatatttaaaaaaagcaGCACTTTATAGTGTTGGTTGCAACCAAAGAAATTCAAACATACCATCAAAACCCTCCAAGATGCAAGGGTTGCCAGAATCTTCAGTGGCCTTCAAAATTTCTGCTCGAGCTGCCAGTAAGCCATAGTGCAAATAACTGTACACAAGAAAGCCATAAGTATACaactaaaatataaagattatacAAATGACTGAATAGAGACCTGTCTGATAAGACTGCTTAAGGAATCACAAGCCATTAAGATTTCTCTTTATATTCAATTTCAAATCATTAACAGAATCCTATTTTGTTAAAATGGAGAGTACCTGTGTACATAGAGGTAATATTTTGATCCCTTGAGATacatttcatttacataattgTCCTGTCCAGCTGGTAAACTTGGAGCTCTTGAAGCAGCATTCTTGGAGATGGCATACGCCATTTGAACAGATCCACCACCAAGATCAACTATGCCAACTGTGTCTTGATATGTCCTTCCCAAATTCCCTAGTAGGTAATTTATTGTCACCTATAAAAGAAGATGGAGGTTAAGAAAGTCCAAATTAGGTCCATTGGCTCCATCAGTAGGAAAAATTACAACGGAACCTAGCCCTAACAGCACGTAAATACTTTATTCTAGTTTCCCTAAGTTACCCCAGAGAAACCCCTCAGATTTCTCCAATTGGCTCCGGCACCACCATGAAAGCATCTCAAGCAAGACTGATCATGTTGACCAGTTATAAGATTAAAATATCAAGCAGTCCTTGTACTTAGTCAAAAGTACAATTTAATCCACTATATTACAGAATTGAGTCCTTCAATCTTTTCCATGTTTGACATTGGAGAAATAAGTAAAATTGATAGCAATGTTAACGGGAAACCATCTAAAAGCTAGCATAGACCCCCGAAATCTGACAAAAATATTGATCTCTAGATGGAACTGAAGTAGCAACATTTTTTCAATTAAGAACATACATATTGTCGGATTTCAACTCATGTACAACTCATGTACCATGTAAGATTTGAGAAGAAAAGTCCACATcagcatttaaataattttacatcAATATTGTTATCAATTTTACTTGTTTGCGCCTATATCAAatgtttaaagattaaattactcGGTTCTAtaatacaaggattaaattgcattttagctaTAATATAGGGACGCCAAGATACTCTAACCCCAGTTACAGTATGCAAAGTAAAAGCAAAGTATAAAAGTACAAGAAAATTCAGCATATCATACCCACTCATAAGAACCTTCTTGAGAGCCGTCCAGAATTTTGACCCCATTTGCCTCGGATTTAAGGGTGCTTCTACTTTTCAAAAGTTCCCTAACctaaatacatatttaaattGCACTAGCTTGAGGAAATGGTAAAGTAAATGCTGTGGCCATAACAAACATGTATCCGAAAATAAAATTACCGATTGCAAATTTTATCAAATGCCTCGCCTCCTAATGCCCTCAGACCAGCAGTTGCCTACACAGATAGCCCCATTGTTCAGCAAATTAAAAGGCTTAGAATGCATAACGCATGAACGTAATACCTACCCCAACTCTCACAGCAGTCTTTGATCGTAAATCTAGCGGAACAACACTTTCTGCCTTGTCAAGAAGAGAAGTTAATGAATTTGCAGCAGCCTGTGGATCTTTTGCATAGTAGCTCAAACCTGGTTTAAGCTGCAGCaaaacaacccacataaaactAACTAATACTTGGACAAAAACCTCcataaaattgaagaaaatggtCCACAGCACACAAGTAAAATGGTACCTTGAAAAGAGATCAAAGAATTGATGttttgaactctttttttttttgttcaattcaaGTAAAATCCTTTTCTAGAGGATACAAGTTAAAATCCTACCTTACAATATTTGAGTCAAACTATGTCACAAttcacaaatatcaaataaaggTCACAATATTCTCAACCCCTTTCAACTTATGTTTagaggaaagaaaaacaaaaacaataatcATACAAATAAAGATTACTAGTTGTCAGTTACTTTTGTTAGAAG includes these proteins:
- the LOC107944175 gene encoding LRR receptor-like serine/threonine-protein kinase EFR, which translates into the protein MHKFQSLQQLPNQLSKSLLRYTSQPPSSSNAREGFSLVSLTTTSPAVRGNDSDQQAVLQFKAKITGDQLNIMESWNSSIHFCQWIGVTCGRKHRRVTKLKLRILKLSRSLSPYIGNLSFLRELDLVGNSFYNQIPQEIGGLRRLEALNLANNSISGEIPSNLSACSKLILVDMSDNQLTGEIPALLGLLSNLKKSSHGVHQGSRSRNSTRP
- the LOC107944174 gene encoding apyrase 2 produces the protein MANEFPFKLKPGLSYYAKDPQAAANSLTSLLDKAESVVPLDLRSKTAVRVGATAGLRALGGEAFDKICNRELLKSRSTLKSEANGVKILDGSQEGSYEWVTINYLLGNLGRTYQDTVGIVDLGGGSVQMAYAISKNAASRAPSLPAGQDNYVNEMYLKGSKYYLYVHSYLHYGLLAARAEILKATEDSGNPCILEGFDG